In Brassica napus cultivar Da-Ae chromosome A3, Da-Ae, whole genome shotgun sequence, the sequence TCAGAAGAGGTTTTgaatttgattatattttttttcttttaccttCGATTTTCTGCAAGATTTTCTTGACTTTTTGCTTACAACCTTCACAGTGTATATTCACTTTAAGAACACAAGTCtagaaataaaaaatcacaGATTCAAGTCAAGAGAagatttctttttgaaaaaaaaataatattgagaatgaattttaaggaaatggtgaaCAAACCTGGATGTTCATGAACTCTTCTTTACTCATTTTCTCTCTCAAAGGATGGTAAGAAAAATATTGGTTTAGTGATGAAACTCAAATCTTTTCCTCTctctttttatctttatttccaAATCTGAGAGGATTACTCCTTGTAACttcaatcaagaaaaaaaaattgtgaactCATTCAAGGACATCAATAGGTTACATCACTgaatatataagtatttatatatgtaatatctGAGAAATATACCttctttcttcaaaacaaaaaaaagttcagaTACTTTTCTTCAGACGCATTTACCACCATCGCTCGTTGTTGTTAAAGCATATACATAACATGAACACACAACTCTCTTGCGTATCTTTCTTTACCTTTTGCcttaagttaattttttaagaGATTCACATTTATCATATAGATGAGCATTTAGAGTGGCCtaggaaaaaaaagaatggaATGGCTTTCTTAATGAAAGATTcttacatttattttaatattgattttttaaagaaatattgatTTAACCAAGCATGcctgattatatatttatcacgTTTTTAGATAAATCTGATCAagtaattaaaaacattaaaattaggATCTCTAACACTTGTTTGGCATGATGGTTCACCAATTATTGATAGAGaactaaaacataaaagaagaaTATTGTAAACAGATAGAAAGTTCCAAAAAAATGTGTATAAATGAAAAAGTACATGTGGCATGTTGAGATTAATAATTGACTTTTGTCGTTTGAAGATTTTGCCTAATCTAAATAGATGTTGGTCACATGAGTGTCCCCTGCAGCACATGACATGGCTTTTCTGCTTCTTAACAAAATAACATTATCTTGAAGCTTTCGTCCGATTCTCTTCTCGTGGTACCATCTTTCCCTTTAGATTCGTTTCCAGTTTCATATATTGGGATTTGGGAAAGTGCACTATTGTACGTTTGGAACTATAAAGGTAATACTTCTCATCGACGTCACCGTTGGTAATAATTCATTTTAGTCAATTAATATGGACCTAAAGAATATAATATCAACCGACCGCTTCGATTATATGTCAAGAACATGTATGATCGGGGCCGTTTATTCATTTCAAGACCAATTGACTGTGTTAGTAAATATAGTTATCATCTAGTTCAGTTTAAACTTGTGACCATAACAAATTACTTGTCACTTGGTAACGCTTAAATCCCTCAACCCCTGGAAGTTCTACTTCCAAGTCCAATACATGTATAAAGAAACAAGAACAGAGTAATGAAACAGAGACAAGCTACTCTCAACTTCAAAAGTCAGTTTAAAGCAAGAAAATCAACATTCTTATTATCAGCAAAATGTTTTAGTACACATCTGTTGTACCAACCTCTCGCTATTTATACATTATACTACAATATAAACTCAAGCTTTAGTTTGAGTTTTcccaaatataaatttgatatatacaaccaaaaataaatcaaaacgtctacacaaaaataaagaatCCATGACTCCTAAACCAAACTTTTTATCATCACTACTACCTCACACACACAGTGCATTCAGCAACACGTGAACAAGCATCAAATCCACAAAGTACTGATGTCCTATCTCACCGTCTCTCCACATCATCTTCGCCGGAGCTCTCCCGTAATGAACCCCGTCGTTACACCTATTATCATAATGCCAAGGATACGTCATATCAAAGTTATCCACCACGCTTGTGACCAATCctttatccctcattttctctAGAAACACTCCGTTGAACGCCTCCATTTTGCTCGGGTTAAACGGCAGCGTTCTCGCGTAACCGCCCGTAGCGACCGTGTTCCTGAAAACCACCTCAGGCGGCTGCAGCCCTCTGCTTTTGACCCCGTCGAAAACTCCCTTCCAAAACGCAGCTGCGGTTTCAGCGCCTTTCTCAAAGGCTCTAGGACTGGTCCAGTGAATACCGTCGTGTAGACCAGAGTTCACGACCATAGCATCTGGAACGCGGTCTTCCGAGAAGTACTTCTTGAGCAACTCTCTAAACCCTTGGTCTTTAAGCGAATCAAGGCCTTGATAGTTCTGCGTGTCATTCCAATGGCCGTTGAAGATACTCGTGATCCTTACCGTCTCGGATTCATTCTTCGGGTTAGAGAACTTCATGTCAAACCTCCTCGGTACAGCCGGGATCTCCGGATGACCTAACACGAAGTTCAGCATGTTTCTGATCGAATCAACGTGGTTCGAGTCCCCCCAGAAGAAGATCCATTTGTTCTTCAAGCAGTCCCACGCCTCATCTCCAGAGAACATCTTGAAAGAGCAATGGCTGGAGTAAACCCAGCCATTGCTCTCTAAAGCTCCAAGAGCTCCCTCGCACCACGGTTTCCCACAAGGGAAATCCGCGGGGAGGCAACGGTAACGCCCGTCGTTGCTGATCTGGCAACTCTCGTTCTTACCAAGCCTTGTCCATCGTCCCGACCACGCATCTCTAGTAAAGTCGGACCTTTTACATCTCCGGAGCTCCGGCAAAGCAACGTCAGGCCTCTTGACGAAGCGTATCCGTACATTCCGTAGCTTCCGGTCAACGCCTAGACGCGCGGGGCTGAGCTTAAGGCCTTGGTAATGACGGAAGAGTAAAATGACGGTGAGGTTGAATTCTCCGGCGAAGTCGGGATGAACTTGCAACGACATCGAGTAACTTCCGTTGCCGTGATCTTTCACCGGCGGCCGAGATTTCCAACTCTCGCCGGATAAATCCGTCTCGAAGTAGTCTCCGCCGACGCAAACGGCGTTTTTCGATTCGTCCAAGGCTTGGAATTTGAATTCGTGAATCTCCCCGGCGGTTAGCTCCACCGTATCAATCCCGTCGACGCCGGGAAGTGAAATCTCGACGGTCTTCGCCTCACTGCACGGTGCAACTCCCGGAGCCAGCCAGTTTTTAATGAGATTCGCCGTGTAATTCTTCCCCCACTCGGCGGCGATCCACCGGGTCGGGTTTGAAGTGAggttcgtcttcttcttcttggcgTTTAGATTTCGTGGGCCTGTCGTGGGCTTTTGGGGTTCTATAAGAGGAGGCTTTGGTGACGGTGAAGGGGAAGGAGAGGGAGAGAAACTGACGCGGATGGAGTACGCACTGAGCCTCCATGGCTCGGCGAAGGTTTGTATAGAGAAACCGTCGATGCTCCAGACGAATAACATTAGGAAGAAGACGAGTGCTGTAAGAGCACCGAAACGCCATTGAAGCAGAGGACTCGACCGTTGGAGAAGTAACTGGTTTGGAGCCGGAGATAGAATCGGTCCTTTCTCCGTCATTTTGAAGAATCCGACCAAAACTAGAAAGTGCAAATtcaagtaataaaatatgagaaaaaaagACAATCTTTTTGTATAGACGATTATGCCCCtaaaatatgagaaaaaaaaaaaatcttttgacGGAGCTGAGAATTGAGCAGCGACACGTCGGTGCTGTTTATTTACGGTGGTGATTGGTGTTTTGTTTTTGTCGTTTGCCTTGCACCGCCGCTCTAATTTCTCTGCAGAATCGTTTTATTTGGGGATAaggaaaaatatttgtttataagAGGGAAAATCAGTTGCtcccaaaaataaaacaaaatagtgATTATCCAATAGCAAATccaatttagatattttttgcTAACAATATCAAAGCAAGATGTTATAGTtaccaaaaaggaaaaaaaaaagtgttatttAGTATAACTAACAATTTTAGAAGTgtaatgttccaaaaaaaaaaaaattagaagtgATAATATAAGGGCTCTTATCTTAGATCAGCAATTTAGCATTGGTCTATTTCAAATACATTTTAGCTTTAATAAAAGTGTATTTATTTGGAGATTTATTGATTCTTGAAAATTTTCTTACTCGAGATAACTTTTAGGTTAGATTACAAAGAGGCTATTGTATTTTTATCGTTCCCTATAAAATTAAGTATAGCCAAATACTAAAAACAAGTATGTAAAGATTAAAGAATAAACCATAAGAAGAATAAGCATAAGCCTGATTTGCATGGCAATATCACGCACAACCTTGAGACTGTGCCAAAATTAATTTCACATGTAGTAAAAACATTCAGGAAGTATAGGTTATGCATTAGAAATCTTGAACATTTGTTCTATAAGAAAAATTTCCCCAAGTTCAATAAATTAACATGTTCCGATATTCTTGGAACGCAGTTACACAGCCGCCCCTGGACATGTTGTAAAGTTAGGTTAAATCAATGCTAACAATGCTCTATAACACTAAGTAACATGAATAATCAAATTGTGAGGATGGTACATAACAGTATCTATTCGTGTAAAGTGTAAAGATATGACTGATCAAATCAAAAATGTTCCTTGTAAACACTGAGGAGGATTCGCCTGAACTATCATTTCCGTTGAAACGAAAGGCGCATACAGAAACCAAAACTGTTTGGTTTGTGATGAAACCGTATCTGAAAACAGCGAGCAATACGCCATAGGCAGTGATATCTGCAATATATCATCATCACATCTGCAATTCCGAAAACATAGTTCCTAAAATTACAGGATATTCATTAAACAAAATCTTTCAGACACTCTGAACTCCCTGCAAACTTAAGAACGTCAAACACATCAGAGTTGCACAAGCTCTTCTAGTTCTTGGCAAGATACTTCCAATGATTTCAAAGATTCAAACCATTCTGGAGAACAGAGTATCCAGAGAAGTCAAATAAGCTGTGGAAATAAACTACTAGGCATTGGCGTTGCGACAAGAACCTCAAGAAAGCAGATCATGTAAACAAACTACACTTAATCATCTGAAGGCTTTGTAAGAATAGCTCTCTAGTTACGGAGAAGCAAGCATCtagttgaataaaattttaaataatttataattctactacaaattaattttctatttatatcTAACATGTATCCATATGAGTTATTTATGAAAATCCATGTGTTGACAGTATTATTTGTACtacatccaaatttttttataaactactCTATATTTATTAAGTTCACATAAttgttaataattttcttatataaattctaaaattatataagaCATCAataattttgaacaaaaaaaaaatatatatatatatatatatatatatatatatatatatatataagacatCAATAAATTCTTAACTAATCTAGTCGACCACCACTACTTGAGagtaatttaaaatatgtttctgATACAAATGTCCCTATAAATAACTGTAAAAATTAATTCCCTGCTTAATTTTGATGGCTTCCCTCTAATTTTCAAACAAACAGAATTGGCatgtaatttattattatttaattttctccCCGACTTGCATTTATATTCGTTACCTACCAAATGGCAGAGGGTAAAGTTAGAAACCGATAACCAAAACTCTTCCTTTCTCGCATTCCTCTCTTCCTCTCGTTTCAGCCACCGTCGTCGTCTCCACGATCCACCACGATTCACCTCCGACAACCACCGATCCCCACTCCGAGTTCCGATTCCGGCAAATCCCCCAATTCTTCACTCAAATTCTCGATCTTTCCCCTCTAattcaaaaccctaattctcgAATTTCGCATCAAGATCTAGTCTTTATCGATGGACGCGACTAGGGTTTGCTCGGAGGTTCCCGGATCTTCGAAATCGTCGCTCACGGAGTCGACCTCTCGCACGGAGACCATCAACGGCTCACACGAGTTCAAGATCAGCGGCTACTCTCTCGCCAAAGGGATGGGGATAGGCAAGTACGTGGCGTCCGATACGTTCATGGTCGGTGGGTACTCGTGGGCGATCTACTTCTACCCGGATGGGAAGAGTCCTGAGGATAACTCTGTGTACGTGTCTCTGTTTATAGCTCTGGCGAGCGAAGGAGCTGATGTTAGGGCTTTGTTTGAGCTGACGCTTGTGGATCAGAGTGGTAATGAGAGGCATAAGGTTCATAGCCATTTCGGTAGGACTCTTGAGAGCGGGCCTTATACTCTTAAGTACAGAGGAAGTATGTGGTGAGTAGATTCAAGAAACTGTAGGCTAGTCTAGTCTCTACTGTGTACTGATGTGTTTATATGGTGACATGTTATGAGTGAATTCAAGAAATGCTAGCCTAGTCTCTACTTTACTTTCTGTTTTTGTGTTAATATGGTGACATGTTATGAGTGAATTCAATAAATGATAGCCTAGTCTAGTCTCTACTCTGTATTGATGTGTTAATATTGTGACATGTTATGATTGAATTCAAGAAATGCTAGCCTGTACTCATGTGTTTATATGCTGACATGTTGTGATTGAATTAAAGAAATGCTAGCCTAGTCTTTACTTTGTACTGATATGTTTATATGGTGACATGTTTCTGTTTCTCCTTTGTTTGGTTTATTGATGAATGCTTCTGGATTCAGGGGATACAAGCGGTTTTTCAAGAGGACGCTTCTGGAGTCATCGGACTATCTCAAGGACAATTGCCTCTTGGTCCGGTGCTGTGTGGGCGTGGTGAAGTCACATACAGAGGGACCGAGGAGTTACAATATCCCGGTTCCGGTTTCTGACTTGGGTCATCAGTTTGGAAAGCTTTTGGAGAGTGGGAAAGGAGTTGATGTTACATTCCAGGTTGATGGAGAAACGTTTCCTGCTCACACGTTGGTTCTTGCGGCTCGTTCTCCAGTTTTCAGGGCACAGCTTTTTGGCCCGTTGAAAAACCAAAATACCAAACGCATAGAGATAGAAGACATGGAAGCTCCCATTTTCAAGGTACTCCAGTTGCTTCTCTTTGTGGTTTAATTCTCTTGGTTCCTTAGAATGTGTCTTTAGTTTGCAGCTTTACAGGTAAATCCCATTtccttttctatttcttatattgtgatTTGTTTGCAGATGTTCCTACATTTTATCTACTGGGACGAGTTGCCTGATATGGAAGACATAATGGGCACAGACTTGAAATGGGCATCGACCCTTGTGGCTCAGCATCTACTCGCAGCTGCAGACCGTTATGCACTTGAGCGGCTTAGAACAATCTGCGAGTCAAAACTCTGTGAAGGAATCAGCATAAACACAGTAGCGACCACCTTGGCTTTGGCAGAGCAGCATCATTGTTTCCAGCTAAAAGCTGCGTGTCTCAAATTCATAGCATTGCCACAAAACCTGAAAGGTACATATAAAAGCTCCCTTTTGTTTAAACCACTTTGATCAAATCATCATTGAAATCTAAAAGCTCCCCTTTTGTTTGTAATGTCTTTAGCTGTGATGGAAACGGATGGGTTTGATTATCTCAAGGAAAGCTGCCCGTGCTTACTAAGTGAGCTGCTGGAGTATGTAGCTAGGCTGAGTGAGCATTCTTTAACATCAACGGGGCAGAGGAAGGAGCTATATGCTGATGGTGGTGACGTGAATGGGAGACGAGTGAAGCAGCGGTTACACTGAGTAACTAACTCCGAGGAAGAGACTGATCATGTTGGGGGAGACACGTTTGGTAAACAGAATTGTAGAAGAGTCGAGATTTGTTGTGCATTTGTCATTTGTAAAAGGATTAGTGATTGATGATCTGTGTTGTGTCTAGCACGTAGAATGAAAtgttgtttttgtattttttgtacTTTTTTTGCCCTAAAGGGTATTGACTAAAACCGCTTCTCTCAAGGAAAAGTTTCATGCAACTTAAGTGATGAATCGAGGACTTGAGTTGGATACTTGGATCTAAAGTGTGAAAGTTCATTAAGTTCTCGTTTGAAGTCTTAACTTTATACATAGGAACTAACCTGAACCTTGAATATATAAGCACAAGAAGGAACAATGATCTTCGAGGTTATATCAACCATTGTGATCTTCAAGGTTATATCAACCATTGTGATCTTCAAAGTTTGACGTGGTATGTGATGTAGCTCAGTAAAAGGTCAAGCGTTCAAATTGTAATAGGAGGAGGAAAAGAATATCAAACTCATGGATTTGGCTTCGGCGATCTGACCAATGATTACAAAGTAGTGAAGCTTGTTGCTGATATCCGCCGTGTCCACTACGCTAGTGTGTATTCGTCGAAGTCAGACTCGTGGAGGCGGATCTGTGATTTGAATTACGACCACGACCACGATGCCTTTGTTGCTGGTACGAATGTCAACGGTGCTGTTCACTGGGTGTTCATTTCATTCTTGAGGAGGCTAACAAGAGAGTCGTCTTAGCGTTTGATGTTAAAACCGAGGAGTTTCGAGAGATGCCGTTGCCTGGTGAAGCTAAGGATGTTTCTCGGAACTTTATCGCCGGGGATCTCAATGGGCGACTCTGTGTGATCAACAGTTGCGACGAGGAGCATGATGATATTTGGGTTATGAATGAGTACGGTGTAGCGAGTTCTTGGACCAGAATCCGGTTCAGATTTTTGTTCAGGTGTATGAGACCGATGTGTTCGAGTAATAACAGTGATGAGGTTCTTCTGGAGTTTGATAAAGAGATGGTATTGTACAATTTCAGAACTGACGCATGGAGGGATCTGCGAATTCGCGGGGCAAACCTCAGTGGATGGTTCGAGACTCATACCTACATAGAGAGCCTTATATCACCGAACTTGTATGGTGTTGAGAACTGAAGAAAAACTTTGTAATTTACAAGTTTAAAATGGTTGCTTAGTCTCTATGTTATATTGGTCTTGGATCAGATAACTTTCGGGGTTTTGTGTTCGGATCGGATCTATGTTATTCTCACTTATATCTATGAACAAAACCATATCCAAAAACCCAACGCAAGCAATGTTTGTGCTTTGAAACATCCGTCATATAATTATAAAGTTAACATGATTAGTGAGAATAGTCAAGAACTTAATGATGATGACACTAGGATGGCCAATATGATAAAtcataaaagtataaaaaggAGCAAAGCAGAaacgttaattttttttgttcagtttTAACTAATTAACCGggtaaaaaaattcaaatatgaaACGTATACTATTTATGCTCGGTTTGACCAGTAAACCGGGAAATTGGGAATTAAATCACTTAAAAAAAACCGGTATAGACCTGAATTTATAGTTTCCGGGCGAAATTAAAGAAAGTTTCGGGTCAATAGTCACAAGCAAAACGCCAAAACAATGTACAAGAAACTCATCCATTTCCTCGGCGACGCTCTAACggagacgacgaagaagaatgAACGGCGGAGGAGAGAAGAGACCACGGAGAAAGCCTCTCTCGAGCTTCCTCCAGAGATCATCCGAGAGATCCTCCTCCGATTACCAGCCAAATCAATCGGGAGATTCAGGTGCGTCTCAAAGCTCTTCCGCTCCCTCTCATCGGATCCAAAATTCGCTAATAACCACCTAGATCTAACCATCCGAAACGACGCCGTTCACCGCAAACTCATCGTCTCATCGCATAACCTCTACGCGTTAGACTTGGATTCAATCGGATGCCAAAGATTTAGAGATTTGTTAGCTCAGGAGCTTAACTACCCTCTCAAAGAAGATCCGATTAAATTCGATGAGATGATTAAATGCCACGTGGGAGAGAATATGCTTAAACCGTATAGAAGAAACTGGGTTGAGATCATCGGATCTTCGCACGGTTTAGTGTGTATATCTCCGTGCGAAGGAGCTCTGTTCTTGTATAATCCAACCACTGGAGAATCAAAGAGATTATTAATCTCCGCCGGAGGAGAAGAGTTTCAAACTATTGGATTCGGATTCGATGATTTAACGGATGATTACAAAGTAGTGAAGCTTGTTGCTGATGGTGACAATGTACTTAAATCCAGCGTCTATTCGTTGAAGTCAGACTCTTGGAGATGGATCCGTGATTTGAGTTATGAGCATAAGGATTGCTTCAGCTCCGGTGTGACTCTCCGCGGCGCGGTCCACTGGGTGTTCGCTAACGATAGCCAGAGAGTGGTGTTAGCGTTTGATTTTAAAACGGAGGAGTTTCGAGAGATGTTGTTGCCTGGTGAAGAGGCTGAGGATTGTGGTCATAGTTATAGAAACTTTGTTGTTGGGGTTATCAACGGGCGTCTTTGTTTGGTTAATAGCTGCTACGAGGTGCATGATGATGTTTGGGTGATGGATGAGTACGGTGTAGCGAGTTCGTGGAGGAGAATCAGGATCAGTTTGTTGTATAGGTCGATGAAGCCGTTGTGTTCGAGTGAGAACGGTGAGGAGGTTCTTTTGGAGCTTGATGGAGACATGGTGTTGTACAATTTCGAGAGTCATGGGTCGAGGTATTTGGGGATTCGTGGTGTAAAGCTCAGTGATGGGTTCGAGGCTGATGCTTACGTAGAGAGTCTCATATCGCCTAACTCGTATGGTGTTTTGTGAACTGAAGAAACACTTTGGTGTTTTACCAATTGAAGAAAGTTGTATATTCTCTTATGTTATATCTATGAAGAAAAACATATCCCAAAAAAAAGCAAAGGAATGTCTGTGCATCACTGCATTGTAACATGATTCGCGAGAACATTAAAGAACTTAATGATGATAATACAATAATAATACATGACACCGCCTTAAAAATGTCTTAATCTTTCAAAAGCTCTAATTTATGGAGACAACGTATATAAGgcaacaagagaagagagaagctCTTGTTTAAACCCACGGATTCAACCTCCACAACCACCTTTTGGCTTTTGCGATGACTGAAGTTAACAAAAGAGTTAAGATTTACGTAGGCGGCGGCTGTGAACAAGGCgtcatattatattatataaatatatagatcaATTTTTGATGTACAAAATAAGT encodes:
- the LOC106443925 gene encoding uncharacterized protein LOC106443925 — encoded protein: MTEKGPILSPAPNQLLLQRSSPLLQWRFGALTALVFFLMLFVWSIDGFSIQTFAEPWRLSAYSIRVSFSPSPSPSPSPKPPLIEPQKPTTGPRNLNAKKKKTNLTSNPTRWIAAEWGKNYTANLIKNWLAPGVAPCSEAKTVEISLPGVDGIDTVELTAGEIHEFKFQALDESKNAVCVGGDYFETDLSGESWKSRPPVKDHGNGSYSMSLQVHPDFAGEFNLTVILLFRHYQGLKLSPARLGVDRKLRNVRIRFVKRPDVALPELRRCKRSDFTRDAWSGRWTRLGKNESCQISNDGRYRCLPADFPCGKPWCEGALGALESNGWVYSSHCSFKMFSGDEAWDCLKNKWIFFWGDSNHVDSIRNMLNFVLGHPEIPAVPRRFDMKFSNPKNESETVRITSIFNGHWNDTQNYQGLDSLKDQGFRELLKKYFSEDRVPDAMVVNSGLHDGIHWTSPRAFEKGAETAAAFWKGVFDGVKSRGLQPPEVVFRNTVATGGYARTLPFNPSKMEAFNGVFLEKMRDKGLVTSVVDNFDMTYPWHYDNRCNDGVHYGRAPAKMMWRDGEIGHQYFVDLMLVHVLLNALCV
- the LOC106439101 gene encoding BTB/POZ and MATH domain-containing protein 2; translation: MDATRVCSEVPGSSKSSLTESTSRTETINGSHEFKISGYSLAKGMGIGKYVASDTFMVGGYSWAIYFYPDGKSPEDNSVYVSLFIALASEGADVRALFELTLVDQSGNERHKVHSHFGRTLESGPYTLKYRGSMWGYKRFFKRTLLESSDYLKDNCLLVRCCVGVVKSHTEGPRSYNIPVPVSDLGHQFGKLLESGKGVDVTFQVDGETFPAHTLVLAARSPVFRAQLFGPLKNQNTKRIEIEDMEAPIFKMFLHFIYWDELPDMEDIMGTDLKWASTLVAQHLLAAADRYALERLRTICESKLCEGISINTVATTLALAEQHHCFQLKAACLKFIALPQNLKAVMETDGFDYLKESCPCLLSELLEYVARLSEHSLTSTGQRKELYADGGDVNGRRVKQRLH
- the LOC106439100 gene encoding F-box/kelch-repeat protein At3g06240-like, yielding MYKKLIHFLGDALTETTKKNERRRREETTEKASLELPPEIIREILLRLPAKSIGRFRCVSKLFRSLSSDPKFANNHLDLTIRNDAVHRKLIVSSHNLYALDLDSIGCQRFRDLLAQELNYPLKEDPIKFDEMIKCHVGENMLKPYRRNWVEIIGSSHGLVCISPCEGALFLYNPTTGESKRLLISAGGEEFQTIGFGFDDLTDDYKVVKLVADGDNVLKSSVYSLKSDSWRWIRDLSYEHKDCFSSGVTLRGAVHWVFANDSQRVVLAFDFKTEEFREMLLPGEEAEDCGHSYRNFVVGVINGRLCLVNSCYEVHDDVWVMDEYGVASSWRRIRISLLYRSMKPLCSSENGEEVLLELDGDMVLYNFESHGSRYLGIRGVKLSDGFEADAYVESLISPNSYGVL